In a single window of the Zea mays cultivar B73 chromosome 5, Zm-B73-REFERENCE-NAM-5.0, whole genome shotgun sequence genome:
- the LOC100276302 gene encoding uncharacterized protein LOC100276302 has product MDSGSDSDGAPEELTAVQGVAKHEETSKVEKDSVLRVTREGKERRKRWAQRRTSSKPDKKAPKEVEDEDTKKSEEHEETNTMPGMLPTSVIEILAAREKQTFASDSEEENVKQKVQRRKKRMKTDGPETILLKDVRSTQHVKNALDFLEHRKNRVPRSNAVLKNASKALRLLSSKGNFLS; this is encoded by the exons ATGGACAGCGGAAGCGATTCCGACGGCGCTCCCGAGGAGCTCACTGCTGTGCAG GGTGTTGCGAAGCACGAAGAGACCAGTAAAGTCGAGAAAGACAGTGTTCTCAG AGTAACACGGGAAGGAAAGGAACGGAGGAAACGTTGGGCCCAACGAAGAACATCCTCTAAACCAGATAAGAAGgcgccaaaggaagtagaagatgAAGATACTAAAAAAAGTGAGGAGCATGAGGAGACAAATACTATGCCTGGCATGCTCCCCACTAGTGTAATTGAAATTCTAGCAGCTCGTGAGAA GCAAACCTTCGCATCAGATTCCGAGGAAGAAAATGTAAAGCAGAAGGTCCAGAGGAGAAAGAAGAGAATGAAAACTGATGG GCCTGAAACTATTCTGCTGAAAGATGTCCGTTCAACGCAACACGTGAAGAATGCCCTTGATTTCTTGGAGCATAGGAAAAATCGTGTCCCAAGGTCAAATGCAGTTTTGAAGAATGCCAGTAAGGCTTTGCGTCTCCTGTCTTCGAAAGGTAATTTTCTAAGTTAA
- the LOC100275501 gene encoding uncharacterized isoform X1, whose protein sequence is MNNLRKRMISLLLRAPGSPYVPCPHFFPLFYPHRLLSATKCVATKPFAVEDYLVATCGLTQAQALKASKHVSHLKDPSKADAVVAFLSNLGLSSAEITDVVTRDPKVLCSDVERSLTARVAELTDLGFSRPEIVRLLIVGMNHFRHSSLRLNLEFWISVFGSLDELIRALRINAALLSTRIEEVCKPNLELLQECGINVSDISNSFMSRVLTRDPKSLQEALARLHEFRIQPGSQPFFRGLYTFAILGSGKITKSIQLFEKLGWSKDHIVSAVKRDPTILGFTEERVRRNMEFLIRVVGLEVPYIARRPALINYSIDRRLLPRNCLINFLRAKGLFNDEASFLSVAAIGDEKFRRRYVHPYEEDFPGLAAAFASSCAGEHQWERLYKMTGENKES, encoded by the coding sequence ATGAACAACCTCCGGAAGCGCATGATCTCCCTTCTCCTCCGGGCACCTGGATCACCATACGTCCCTTGCCCCCACTTCTTCCCGCTCTTCTATCCCCACCGCCTCCTCTCCGCCACCAAATGCGTCGCTACAAAACCATTCGCCGTCGAGGACTACCTCGTCGCCACATGCGGCCTCACCCAAGCACAGGCCCTCAAGGCGTCGAAGCATGTCTCCCATCTGAAGGATCCCTCGAAAGCCGACGCGGTCGTCGCCTTCCTCTCCAACCTCGGCCTGTCCAGCGCCGAGATCACCGACGTCGTGACCAGGGACCCCAAAGTCCTCTGCTCCGACGTGGAGAGATCCCTCACCGCTCGCGTCGCCGAGCTCACCGACCTCGGGTTTTCACGTCCGGAGATCGTCCGCCTTCTCATCGTTGGCATGAACCACTTCCGCCATAGCTCGCTTCGCCTCAATCTTGAGTTTTGGATCTCGGTCTTTGGCTCTCTCGACGAGCTCATTCGGGCGCTCAGAATTAACGCCGCTCTCCTCAGCACAAGGATTGAGGAGGTCTGCAAGCCCAACTTGGAGCTCCTTCAAGAGTGTGGTATAAATGTTTCTGATATCTCCAACAGCTTCATGTCCCGTGTGCTCACCAGGGACCCTAAGAGCCTGCAGGAAGCTTTGGCTCGCCTTCATGAGTTCAGAATCCAGCCGGGCTCTCAACCTTTCTTCCGTGGGCTTTATACATTTGcaatccttggcagcgggaagaTAACCAAGAGCATTCAGCTGTTTGAGAAGCTTGGATGGTCAAAGGACCATATAGTATCAGCGGTGAAGAGAGACCCGACTATATTGGGTTTCACCGAGGAGAGGGTTCGAAGAAACATGGAATTCTTGATCAGGGTTGTCGGATTGGAGGTACCATACATCGCACGAAGGCCAGCGCTGATAAATTATAGTATTGACCGTCGGTTGTTGCCACGGAATTGCTTGATCAATTTTCTCAGGGCAAAGGGGTTGTTCAATGACGAGGCTAGTTTCCTTTCTGTCGCCGCTATAGGCGATGAGAAATTTCGGCGCCGATACGTGCATCCTTACGAGGAGGATTTTCCAGGCCTTGCTGCTGCTTTTGCTTCTAGCTGTGCTGGAGAACACCAATGGGAACGGCTATATAAGATGACAGGCGAAAATAAAGAAAGCTGA